The Kineothrix sp. MB12-C1 genome includes a window with the following:
- the kduI gene encoding 5-dehydro-4-deoxy-D-glucuronate isomerase: MELRTAVSPRDVKHYTTERLREEFLIQDLFKADEIKLVYSHIDRIITGSATPVSKELELTAGDELRAEYFLQRREMGVINIGGAGTIIVDGKCYKVGFKEGMYIGMGAKDIFFASKDVSNPAKFYINSAPAHKSYPTVLIRPEGEPEEGVVIVKDENKVELGCLEDANHRVICKYILPGQVESCQLVMGMTKLEPGSVWNTMPCHTHDRRMEVYLYFEMQQDAFVMHYMGEPDETRHIVMRNEEAVISPSWSIHSGSGSRAYTFIWGMVGENQAFDDMDGVAMKDLR; encoded by the coding sequence ATGGAACTTAGAACGGCAGTTTCACCAAGAGATGTGAAACACTATACGACGGAGAGACTAAGGGAAGAATTCCTGATTCAGGATTTATTTAAAGCAGACGAGATTAAGCTTGTATACAGCCATATTGACCGAATTATTACGGGGTCGGCAACTCCGGTTTCCAAGGAATTAGAACTGACAGCAGGAGATGAACTGCGGGCAGAATATTTTCTGCAAAGAAGGGAAATGGGCGTAATTAATATCGGTGGTGCAGGTACGATCATCGTTGATGGAAAGTGTTATAAGGTAGGCTTCAAAGAGGGTATGTATATAGGAATGGGCGCGAAGGATATCTTTTTTGCAAGTAAAGATGTATCCAATCCTGCGAAATTCTACATCAACAGTGCGCCAGCCCATAAGTCTTATCCTACCGTATTGATTAGACCTGAGGGAGAACCCGAAGAAGGTGTGGTTATCGTAAAGGATGAAAATAAAGTGGAATTAGGCTGCTTAGAGGATGCCAACCATAGAGTCATTTGCAAATATATACTTCCGGGGCAGGTGGAGAGCTGCCAGCTAGTTATGGGAATGACTAAGCTTGAGCCGGGAAGCGTATGGAATACGATGCCTTGTCACACTCATGACAGACGTATGGAGGTATATCTCTATTTCGAGATGCAGCAGGATGCCTTCGTTATGCATTATATGGGGGAACCAGACGAAACGAGACATATTGTAATGAGAAATGAAGAAGCAGTAATATCACCGAGCTGGTCTATTCACTCCGGCAGCGGCTCCAGAGCATATACTTTTATCTGGGGAATGGTAGGTGAAAATCAGGCATTTGATGACATGGACGGAGTAGCCATGAAGGATTTACGATAG
- a CDS encoding gluconate 5-dehydrogenase has translation MNKFSLEGRVALVTGASYGIGFAIASAYAEAGATIVFNDIKQELVDKGLAAYEEIGIKAHGYVCDVTNEDQVQEMVTLIEKEVGVIDILVNNAGIIKRVPMCDMTAAEFRQVIDVDLNAPFIVSKAVIPSMIKKGHGKIINICSMMSELGRETVSAYAAAKGGLKMLTKNIASEYGEFNIQCNGIGPGYIATPQTAPLRETQPDGSRHPFDQFIIAKTPAARWGEAEDLEGPAVFLASDASDFVNGHVLYVDGGILAYIGKQPQ, from the coding sequence ATGAATAAGTTTTCACTGGAAGGCAGAGTTGCGTTAGTAACAGGAGCTTCTTACGGAATTGGTTTTGCAATTGCCTCCGCTTATGCAGAAGCAGGAGCAACGATTGTATTTAATGATATTAAGCAGGAATTAGTAGATAAGGGCCTTGCAGCTTATGAAGAAATAGGAATTAAAGCTCACGGCTATGTATGTGATGTAACGAACGAAGATCAGGTACAAGAGATGGTGACTCTCATCGAAAAGGAAGTAGGAGTGATCGACATCCTTGTGAATAATGCGGGAATTATCAAACGCGTTCCTATGTGTGATATGACAGCAGCAGAATTCCGCCAGGTAATCGATGTAGATCTGAATGCCCCCTTTATTGTTTCTAAAGCAGTAATCCCCAGTATGATTAAGAAGGGGCACGGTAAGATCATAAATATCTGTTCCATGATGAGCGAGCTTGGACGTGAGACGGTATCCGCCTATGCGGCTGCTAAGGGAGGGCTTAAAATGCTCACTAAGAATATTGCTTCCGAATATGGTGAGTTCAATATTCAGTGTAACGGCATTGGTCCCGGTTATATCGCTACACCTCAGACAGCACCTCTTCGTGAGACTCAGCCTGATGGCTCAAGACATCCTTTTGATCAGTTTATTATTGCAAAGACTCCGGCAGCGCGCTGGGGAGAAGCGGAAGACTTGGAAGGACCTGCGGTATTCCTGGCTTCCGATGCATCTGACTTTGTAAACGGTCATGTGCTTTATGTGGATGGTGGTATTCTTGCGTATATCGGTAAACAACCTCAGTAA
- a CDS encoding RpiB/LacA/LacB family sugar-phosphate isomerase — protein sequence MKIALINENSQAAKNELIYDTLKNAVEPLGHEVYNYGMYSAEDPNVLTYVQNGILAAVLLQAGAVDYVVTGCGTGEGAMLACNSFPGVLCGHIVDPSDAYMFAQINDGNAIALPFAKGFGWGAELNLSYIFEKLFSCESGQGYPKDRVIPEQRNKKILDEVKKVTHQDMVTILRNLDRELVKGALSGEKFKEYFFANCKDNAIASCVKEILEG from the coding sequence ATGAAAATAGCTTTAATTAATGAAAACAGCCAGGCGGCTAAGAATGAATTGATTTATGATACTTTGAAAAATGCAGTGGAGCCACTCGGTCATGAAGTATATAATTATGGAATGTACAGTGCGGAGGACCCGAATGTTCTTACTTATGTGCAAAATGGTATTCTCGCAGCAGTGCTTCTTCAAGCGGGAGCAGTTGACTATGTGGTGACCGGCTGCGGTACGGGAGAAGGCGCTATGCTCGCCTGCAATTCCTTCCCGGGAGTGCTGTGCGGACATATTGTAGACCCTTCAGATGCTTATATGTTTGCTCAGATCAACGATGGTAATGCGATTGCTCTTCCTTTTGCCAAAGGCTTCGGCTGGGGTGCAGAGCTGAATCTTTCTTATATTTTCGAGAAGTTATTCTCCTGCGAAAGCGGACAGGGGTATCCGAAGGATAGAGTGATTCCTGAGCAGAGAAATAAAAAGATTCTCGACGAAGTGAAGAAAGTGACTCATCAGGATATGGTAACAATTCTAAGGAATCTGGACAGAGAGTTGGTAAAAGGAGCTTTATCGGGTGAAAAATTTAAAGAGTATTTCTTTGCAAATTGTAAAGATAATGCAATTGCATCTTGTGTAAAAGAAATTTTGGAAGGTTAA
- a CDS encoding DUF7402 domain-containing protein produces the protein MAVLALKVLDKNGNTICVSNGDDYVSLVCTAEYAEGDRIVLETSEKNIHVVLQMDDAMGPAFVYITDNVSYQIPFGEKRICYSPKVFYGNRHYLYARIAREDEIKAYRNLALNVYDQHGETNCYPHATANVETRGESVFAAHNAIDGVCENRSHGEWPYESWGINRQKDAQMSVDFGHEVETDKIVLYTRADFPHDSWWKQVTLSFSDGTSITWDLEKSSLPHVLEFEKKRITWVRLGNLIKADDPSPFPALSQIEVYGTIVEKEEEAK, from the coding sequence ATGGCGGTTTTAGCACTTAAAGTTCTTGATAAAAATGGAAATACAATATGTGTAAGCAACGGGGATGACTATGTCAGCCTCGTTTGCACTGCGGAATATGCCGAGGGAGACCGTATTGTATTGGAAACTTCGGAGAAGAATATTCATGTAGTTTTACAGATGGATGACGCTATGGGACCGGCGTTTGTATATATTACGGATAATGTATCTTATCAGATACCTTTTGGTGAAAAGAGAATTTGCTATTCCCCTAAGGTATTTTATGGTAACAGACATTATTTATATGCACGGATAGCGCGAGAGGATGAAATAAAGGCTTATAGGAATCTGGCGTTGAACGTATATGATCAGCATGGAGAAACGAATTGCTATCCTCATGCCACAGCGAATGTGGAGACAAGAGGGGAATCCGTTTTTGCTGCCCACAATGCGATTGATGGAGTATGTGAGAATCGTTCCCATGGAGAGTGGCCTTACGAATCATGGGGAATTAACAGACAGAAGGATGCACAAATGAGTGTGGATTTCGGACATGAGGTGGAAACGGACAAAATTGTTCTGTATACTCGTGCGGATTTCCCTCACGATAGTTGGTGGAAGCAGGTGACGCTGAGCTTTTCCGATGGAACGAGCATAACTTGGGATTTGGAAAAGAGCAGTTTGCCGCATGTGCTGGAATTCGAGAAGAAGCGTATTACATGGGTACGGCTCGGTAATCTGATTAAAGCGGACGACCCTTCTCCATTCCCGGCATTGAGTCAGATAGAAGTATATGGTACTATCGTAGAAAAGGAGGAGGAAGCAAAATGA
- the eda gene encoding bifunctional 4-hydroxy-2-oxoglutarate aldolase/2-dehydro-3-deoxy-phosphogluconate aldolase, which yields MNPILEEISKIGIVPVIALDDVKDAKPLAEALIKGGLPCAEITFRTEAAEESIRIMAQEFPHMLVGAGTVLTIEQVDRAVSAGAKFIVSPGLNPKVVSYCVGKNIPVLPGTANPSDVEAAIELGLDAVKFFPAQAAGGIEMIKAMSAPYGKMKFMPTGGITADNLKEYLDFGKIIACGGSWMVKKDLLEAGNFNKIEELTREAVTKMLGFELKHVGINEADEAAADHTAGSFEAIFGMTKKAGVSSIFAGTGIEVMKSPYLGKNGHIAIGTNYIERAMYHLERQGVEFDEETAKRDDKGSLKAIYLKGEIGGFAVHLLQK from the coding sequence ATGAATCCAATTTTAGAAGAAATCAGCAAAATAGGTATTGTGCCTGTTATTGCATTAGATGATGTGAAGGATGCGAAGCCTCTTGCAGAGGCACTGATTAAGGGTGGGCTGCCTTGTGCAGAAATTACCTTCCGAACGGAAGCGGCTGAGGAATCCATCCGTATTATGGCGCAGGAATTCCCCCATATGTTGGTGGGAGCAGGAACTGTTCTTACGATAGAGCAGGTAGATCGGGCAGTTTCAGCAGGTGCGAAGTTCATCGTAAGCCCCGGGCTGAATCCGAAGGTAGTTTCCTACTGTGTAGGTAAGAATATTCCGGTACTGCCGGGTACGGCTAATCCCAGCGATGTGGAAGCTGCTATTGAGTTAGGTTTGGATGCGGTCAAGTTCTTTCCTGCACAGGCCGCGGGCGGAATTGAGATGATCAAAGCGATGAGTGCTCCTTATGGTAAGATGAAGTTCATGCCTACAGGAGGTATAACGGCAGATAACTTAAAAGAATATCTCGATTTTGGTAAGATTATTGCATGCGGCGGAAGTTGGATGGTAAAGAAAGATTTGCTGGAGGCAGGAAACTTCAATAAGATAGAAGAACTGACAAGAGAGGCTGTAACGAAGATGTTAGGCTTCGAGTTGAAACATGTAGGAATCAACGAAGCGGATGAGGCGGCAGCCGACCATACGGCAGGAAGCTTTGAGGCAATCTTTGGAATGACGAAAAAGGCAGGGGTAAGTTCCATTTTTGCAGGAACGGGTATTGAAGTGATGAAATCCCCCTACCTCGGAAAGAACGGTCATATTGCGATTGGTACGAATTATATTGAAAGAGCGATGTATCATTTGGAGAGGCAGGGCGTTGAATTTGACGAAGAGACTGCCAAGAGAGATGATAAAGGTAGCTTGAAGGCAATTTATTTGAAAGGTGAGATCGGCGGTTTCGCAGTGCATCTCCTACAGAAATAG
- a CDS encoding sugar kinase — MSKKTVTFGEIMLRLAPEGYYRFVQAQSYGATYGGGEANVAVSLANYGLDSAFVTKLPAHEIGQAGINSLRQFGVDTSNIVRGGERVGIYFLEKGASQRPSKVIYDRAGSSIAEAAEDDFDWDKIFGDADWFHFTGITPALGDNVAKICLQACKKAKEKGITISCDLNYRNKLWSKEKAGEVMGELCQYVDVCIANEEDAGDVFGIKAADTDVTTGKVNHEGYKEVARELADRFGFKKVAITLRESLSANDNNWAAMLYCGGEYYFSKKYTMHIVDRVGGGDSFGAGLIYASLSDMDPQESIEFAVAASCLKHSIEGDFNQVSVGEVKKLAGGDASGRVQR; from the coding sequence ATGAGTAAGAAAACAGTAACATTTGGAGAAATTATGTTAAGGCTGGCACCGGAAGGTTATTATCGCTTCGTGCAGGCACAAAGCTATGGAGCTACTTATGGCGGTGGAGAAGCCAACGTAGCAGTATCCCTTGCTAATTATGGTCTAGACTCCGCTTTTGTGACTAAGCTTCCCGCGCATGAAATCGGACAAGCAGGCATAAATTCTTTAAGACAGTTCGGTGTGGATACATCCAATATCGTACGTGGCGGAGAGAGAGTAGGAATCTATTTTCTTGAAAAAGGCGCTTCCCAAAGGCCTTCTAAGGTTATTTATGACAGAGCAGGATCTTCGATTGCCGAGGCGGCAGAGGATGATTTCGATTGGGATAAGATTTTCGGAGATGCAGATTGGTTTCATTTTACAGGAATTACTCCTGCGCTTGGAGATAATGTTGCTAAGATCTGTCTGCAGGCTTGTAAGAAGGCGAAGGAAAAAGGAATTACCATAAGCTGTGATTTAAATTACAGAAACAAACTGTGGAGCAAAGAAAAGGCCGGAGAAGTAATGGGTGAACTTTGTCAATATGTGGATGTATGCATTGCCAATGAAGAGGATGCCGGTGATGTATTCGGTATAAAGGCTGCAGATACGGATGTGACTACAGGTAAAGTAAATCACGAAGGCTATAAAGAAGTGGCAAGGGAACTTGCAGACCGCTTTGGATTTAAGAAAGTAGCGATTACTTTGAGAGAATCTCTTTCTGCGAACGATAATAATTGGGCGGCAATGCTTTATTGCGGCGGTGAATATTATTTTAGCAAGAAATATACGATGCATATCGTGGACCGTGTGGGCGGCGGAGATTCCTTCGGAGCAGGGTTGATTTATGCGAGTTTATCGGATATGGATCCGCAGGAATCCATAGAATTTGCAGTGGCAGCAAGCTGTTTGAAGCATAGCATCGAAGGAGACTTCAATCAGGTCAGTGTGGGAGAAGTGAAGAAATTGGCAGGCGGAGATGCTTCGGGGCGCGTACAAAGATAA
- a CDS encoding sensor histidine kinase — protein MKEYIEGFLGRKSSIQRKVIAAYLLLAVLPIIIITLSASFIYYNRILEGAYSLVEENARQHEIVVQERMDSLKGVLYEMLINTECIRLADSINSGDEDSFLVDGSHMETLLRRSVYTYQGIKSAAFIADNRQYVTYSKFYGSINESIWSDEEQRNAIYDKVNKEQQLAFAAAVNLSNTKERDDYVIMMGYPVKHLKTKVQEGVLIMALDDEMLLFDKGDEAHGEKRAANGITTVILDDEEKVIAGVASIDVNKKYEDYLSEKFDSIKGISENRRKIEGTVWTIVNIIDTAVYRRDIYHLVSMVFVLMVAVTCFFFLLLFVASRKYIDTIQKIAQGIHDYEGIGKGEIQVDVGEEDELYVIVGQFHKMTTRVNSLVEMLRQRNEEIKEAAINQKHAEIKALEAQINPHFLFNTLDSINWRAIEHDEEEISDMLGTLGSLLRYSVSNIDMEVVLEAEISWLKKYIFLQRDRFHNSFDCRYNITEEAMSFPIYKMLLQPIIENIILHAFEEVREGGMIDVMAFVRPDEKLEIRIKDNGCGMSEEALAEIREEIKEKRPLNSKSIGISNIIHRLRIYYQEEAGLTVKSTLEEGSEFILLIPKRKKREEIKL, from the coding sequence ATGAAAGAATATATTGAAGGTTTTTTGGGAAGAAAGTCGAGTATACAAAGAAAGGTAATCGCCGCATATCTGCTTTTGGCGGTACTTCCCATCATTATTATTACATTATCGGCGAGCTTTATCTATTATAATAGGATTTTGGAGGGTGCTTACAGTCTTGTGGAGGAGAATGCAAGGCAGCATGAAATTGTAGTTCAGGAAAGAATGGATTCATTGAAAGGTGTTTTATATGAAATGCTTATCAATACAGAGTGTATTAGATTGGCCGATAGCATTAATTCAGGGGATGAAGACTCTTTTCTTGTAGACGGATCACATATGGAAACACTCCTTAGAAGAAGTGTCTATACGTATCAGGGAATTAAGAGTGCTGCTTTTATTGCTGATAACAGGCAATACGTAACTTATTCCAAGTTTTATGGCAGTATCAATGAGAGTATTTGGTCAGATGAAGAACAGAGAAATGCTATTTATGATAAAGTCAATAAGGAGCAGCAGCTGGCTTTTGCGGCGGCCGTCAATTTAAGCAATACGAAGGAAAGAGATGACTATGTGATTATGATGGGATATCCGGTGAAGCACTTGAAGACGAAAGTGCAAGAGGGTGTACTTATCATGGCTCTCGATGATGAAATGCTTTTGTTTGACAAGGGTGATGAAGCACATGGGGAGAAAAGAGCCGCCAATGGGATTACAACGGTAATTTTAGATGATGAAGAGAAAGTTATTGCAGGAGTTGCCAGCATTGATGTTAATAAGAAATATGAAGATTATCTGAGCGAGAAGTTCGATAGTATTAAGGGAATATCTGAGAACCGAAGAAAGATTGAAGGGACTGTATGGACGATTGTTAATATTATCGATACGGCTGTGTACCGTAGGGATATTTATCATTTAGTAAGTATGGTTTTTGTTCTTATGGTGGCGGTTACCTGTTTCTTTTTCCTGCTTCTATTTGTTGCCTCACGTAAATATATCGATACGATTCAGAAGATTGCTCAAGGGATTCATGATTATGAAGGAATCGGCAAAGGGGAGATTCAAGTAGACGTAGGGGAAGAGGATGAGCTGTATGTAATTGTAGGGCAGTTCCATAAGATGACGACTAGGGTTAACTCGCTTGTAGAAATGCTGCGCCAGAGGAATGAAGAAATTAAGGAGGCGGCAATTAATCAAAAACATGCGGAGATAAAGGCTTTGGAAGCACAAATCAATCCTCACTTTCTGTTTAATACGCTGGATTCTATTAATTGGAGGGCGATTGAGCATGACGAGGAGGAAATTAGCGATATGCTCGGGACTTTGGGGAGCCTTTTGAGATATAGTGTTTCCAATATCGACATGGAAGTTGTGTTGGAAGCAGAGATAAGCTGGCTGAAAAAATATATCTTTCTTCAAAGGGATAGATTTCATAATTCTTTTGACTGTCGGTATAATATTACGGAAGAGGCGATGTCATTTCCCATTTATAAAATGCTTCTGCAGCCTATTATAGAAAATATAATTTTACATGCCTTTGAGGAAGTAAGAGAGGGGGGAATGATTGATGTTATGGCTTTCGTTCGCCCGGATGAAAAGTTGGAAATCCGTATTAAGGATAATGGTTGCGGAATGTCCGAGGAAGCGCTTGCGGAGATTAGGGAAGAGATTAAGGAAAAGAGACCTTTGAATAGTAAGAGCATAGGCATTAGCAATATTATTCATAGGCTAAGGATATATTATCAGGAAGAAGCGGGGCTTACGGTGAAGAGTACGCTTGAAGAAGGCAGCGAATTTATTCTACTTATACCAAAGAGGAAAAAGAGAGAGGAGATCAAACTATGA
- a CDS encoding response regulator transcription factor encodes MKTIVIVEDEFRIRQGLSNLINKVDMGCKVIGEAENGYEGLKMIQDMEPDIVITDIQMPKIDGLQMIEKAKEMGARCIFVILSGYADFEYARKGIHLGVKEYLLKPATISSVKEMLLKFTGGKGKEISNIGEEGYSGMVKEMLAIIEESYGMRLGLDTFAEKFRLTPEYISNLFAKETGMTFSNYLKKIRIEKAKELILSTDMKIYEVACSVGYSDQKYFSKVFKEYTGVSAKQFAVDIQKNKRKG; translated from the coding sequence ATGAAAACAATCGTTATCGTAGAGGACGAGTTCAGAATTAGGCAGGGACTTTCCAATCTGATTAACAAAGTGGACATGGGATGTAAAGTAATAGGGGAAGCAGAGAATGGATATGAAGGGCTTAAGATGATTCAGGATATGGAGCCGGATATTGTGATTACGGATATTCAGATGCCTAAGATCGATGGTTTACAGATGATTGAAAAGGCAAAAGAAATGGGAGCCCGATGCATCTTTGTGATACTTAGCGGTTATGCTGATTTCGAATATGCCAGAAAAGGGATTCATCTCGGTGTCAAAGAATATTTGCTTAAACCTGCCACTATATCGAGTGTGAAGGAAATGTTGTTAAAGTTCACAGGCGGAAAAGGGAAAGAGATAAGCAATATTGGGGAAGAAGGATACTCGGGAATGGTAAAGGAAATGCTCGCCATTATCGAAGAAAGTTATGGCATGCGCTTGGGGCTGGATACCTTTGCCGAAAAGTTTCGCCTGACCCCTGAATATATCAGTAATTTGTTCGCCAAAGAGACAGGAATGACATTTTCCAACTATTTGAAGAAGATTAGAATTGAAAAGGCCAAGGAACTTATTTTATCCACGGATATGAAAATTTATGAAGTGGCATGCAGTGTAGGTTATTCGGATCAGAAGTATTTTTCTAAGGTTTTTAAAGAGTATACAGGAGTATCAGCGAAGCAGTTTGCTGTAGATATACAAAAAAATAAAAGAAAAGGGTAA
- a CDS encoding ABC transporter substrate-binding protein, producing the protein MKKSIALLLTLAMVTGTLVACGSSSEPSTGGTTEATENTAEEAEPAESNESAEDTSSASADGRTEITFWHYMSEDKEGKFVNEAVEEFNNSQDEIFVTAQYLPRAELMKQYTIGVVSGELPDCGMVDNPDHNSYASMGVFEDITDLYNSWEEASFLEGSINSAYYEGKLYGLPWGNNALGLFYNKEMLEAAGVEVPTTWSELEAACEVLTTDTTKGLAISAIGNEEGTFQYMPWLLSSGGSVTDLTSEGSKESMSYLSGLIEKGYISKECVNWTQADAEKQFAAGQAAMMINGPWQFSGLANDAPDLEYGVAKVPKADNGEYASVLGGENVAICAGANVEASWKFLTWITSKEKSQEICRSIGRFSPRADVDVQEMFKDDPLSSVFAEVMPTAHSRGPSPDWPEISAAIYTAQQEVFTGQKDVDTAMADAQAKIDAIGSR; encoded by the coding sequence ATGAAAAAGAGTATTGCATTATTACTGACATTGGCAATGGTTACCGGAACGCTTGTAGCGTGCGGCAGTAGTTCAGAGCCATCAACAGGAGGAACAACAGAGGCTACAGAAAATACAGCAGAAGAGGCAGAACCTGCTGAAAGCAACGAAAGCGCTGAAGATACTTCTTCTGCTTCCGCAGATGGAAGAACGGAAATTACATTCTGGCATTATATGTCGGAAGACAAAGAGGGTAAATTTGTAAATGAAGCGGTAGAGGAATTCAATAATTCTCAGGATGAAATTTTTGTTACTGCTCAGTATTTACCTCGTGCTGAACTTATGAAACAGTATACAATCGGTGTTGTATCCGGAGAACTTCCGGACTGTGGTATGGTGGATAACCCGGATCACAACTCTTATGCATCCATGGGTGTTTTCGAAGATATTACAGATCTTTACAATTCATGGGAAGAAGCAAGTTTCTTAGAAGGATCCATTAACTCGGCTTACTATGAAGGCAAGTTATACGGACTTCCTTGGGGAAATAATGCATTAGGTCTTTTCTACAATAAAGAAATGTTAGAAGCGGCAGGTGTGGAAGTTCCCACAACATGGTCTGAATTAGAAGCAGCTTGTGAAGTACTGACAACAGATACGACCAAAGGACTTGCAATTTCAGCTATCGGTAATGAAGAAGGTACTTTCCAGTACATGCCTTGGTTATTATCTTCAGGCGGCAGTGTGACAGATTTGACATCAGAAGGTTCTAAGGAATCTATGTCATATTTATCCGGATTGATTGAAAAAGGATATATAAGCAAAGAGTGCGTAAACTGGACACAGGCAGATGCTGAGAAGCAATTTGCAGCAGGACAGGCAGCAATGATGATTAACGGCCCTTGGCAGTTCTCAGGACTTGCGAATGATGCGCCTGATCTCGAATATGGTGTAGCGAAGGTTCCGAAGGCTGACAACGGAGAATATGCTTCCGTACTCGGTGGTGAAAACGTGGCTATCTGCGCAGGTGCTAACGTAGAAGCATCTTGGAAATTCTTAACATGGATCACAAGTAAAGAAAAATCACAGGAAATTTGTAGATCTATCGGACGTTTCTCTCCCAGAGCTGACGTAGATGTTCAGGAAATGTTCAAAGATGATCCATTGAGCTCTGTATTTGCAGAAGTAATGCCTACAGCACACTCCAGAGGTCCTTCACCTGATTGGCCGGAGATTTCTGCAGCGATCTATACCGCACAGCAGGAAGTATTTACAGGACAAAAAGATGTGGATACTGCAATGGCAGATGCACAGGCTAAAATTGATGCAATTGGCTCGAGATAA
- a CDS encoding carbohydrate ABC transporter permease yields MQSNKREKKEEILGYFFIVPAVAYMLIFIGYPIAYNWIISFQDVTAKTLGSAARDFIGFGNYKMIFMDVTFRNALLHTFIYTIGCLVIQFSLGFLFAMFFAKKFTLSKPIRGFIVISWMLPVTVTALVFKFMFAESNGIINTILMNLNIIKQPIGWLLQGNTAMIGLIIANSWVGVPFNMLLLTTGLNNIPGDIYEAADIDGANGMQKFTKITLPLLKPTIMSVLVLGFVLTFKVFDLVYVMTGGGPVDATEVLSTYSYKLSFQLFHFGEGAAVANVLFVCLLLVALVYLRTISKDEVM; encoded by the coding sequence ATGCAGTCAAATAAACGGGAGAAAAAGGAAGAGATACTCGGATATTTTTTTATTGTGCCGGCAGTGGCTTATATGCTTATATTTATTGGATACCCGATTGCGTATAACTGGATTATCAGCTTTCAGGATGTGACTGCGAAGACATTGGGAAGTGCGGCAAGGGATTTTATCGGTTTTGGCAATTATAAGATGATTTTTATGGATGTTACATTTAGAAATGCTCTTCTTCACACATTTATTTATACCATTGGATGTCTGGTCATCCAATTCTCACTTGGATTTTTGTTTGCGATGTTTTTTGCTAAGAAGTTTACACTCTCGAAACCAATCAGAGGATTCATCGTTATCAGCTGGATGCTTCCGGTTACGGTAACGGCACTTGTTTTTAAATTTATGTTTGCAGAAAGTAATGGTATCATCAATACGATTTTGATGAATTTAAATATAATTAAGCAGCCGATCGGGTGGCTTTTGCAGGGTAATACGGCTATGATTGGATTGATTATCGCTAACTCCTGGGTAGGAGTTCCTTTCAACATGCTGCTGCTTACGACAGGACTTAATAATATTCCCGGCGATATTTATGAAGCGGCCGATATCGATGGGGCGAATGGAATGCAGAAGTTTACTAAGATCACACTCCCTTTGCTCAAGCCAACAATTATGTCTGTATTAGTGCTCGGTTTCGTTCTAACCTTTAAGGTGTTCGATCTTGTCTATGTAATGACAGGAGGCGGACCGGTAGATGCGACAGAAGTATTGTCCACATATTCTTATAAGCTGTCCTTCCAGTTATTCCATTTTGGTGAAGGAGCTGCTGTGGCTAATGTACTATTTGTCTGCCTGCTCTTAGTGGCACTGGTTTATTTAAGGACAATTTCAAAAGATGAAGTGATGTAA